The following is a genomic window from Microcoleus sp. FACHB-672.
TAAAATTAGCAAATGAGTAGAAGCTTAACAGTAGACTAGCAATGACTTGTGGAGATTCCACTGAGGCAAGGGTGGGAAAGGCTGAAAGCTTAATGGCCAATCCCAATACCTTTAAGTTGGCATAGCCTTGCCCGCTTACCTTTACGGTAAAGGAAAGCCAGTTGTTTCTTTAATGAAGTCAAGAACCTTGCTGTAGGCTTCTGGATCGCTTTGCTGAGTCAACACGATGCTGGTTTCGCCACCCGGAAAGTAAAGCGTTAACCGGCCATTCCAAGACAAGGAGAAGGCGCTGATGCGATCGAGATCGAGCACGTAAATCTGTTTGTCTCGCTCATAGCATATCTTGATCCAGTGCGCCACACGACCTCCTCCGCTCAAAACCCCGCACGCCGGCCTCAAAATACTTCAACCGGCACTGCTGGTGCTACTGCCGGTTGCAAACGCTCGATTGCCGCCTGAATAAAACCCTTGAACAGGGGGTGGGGCATATTTGGTCGCGACTGGAACTCTGGGTGGAATTGGGTGGCAATGAAGAAGGGGTGATTGGGGAGTTCAATGATTTCCACTAAGCGCCCATCGGGAGAGGTGCCGCTGATTTTAAAGCCGCTTTCTAAAAACAGATTGCGATAGGCATTATTAAATTCATAGCGATGCCGGTGGCGTTCGTAGACGACCTCATCCTGGTAGAGACTGAACGCTAAGGTATCGGGTGCCAAACGGCAGGGATACAGTCCCAGTCGCATGGTGCCGCCTAAATCCACAACATCTTGCTGTTCCGGCAAGAGATTGATCACTGGATTTCGGGTGTCAGGGTCAAATTCGGCACTGTTCGCATCTGCTAGCGTGGCAATGTGACGCGCCCATTCAATGACGGAACACTGCATTCCCAAACACAACCCTAGAAAAGGAATATTGTGCTGGCGGGCGTACTCAATAGCCGCAATTTTTCCATCGACTCCTCGCACACCAAACCCACCCGGCACCAGGATGCCATCGATATCTTGAAGATAAGATTCGGCACCGTAAGTTTCCAGGTCTTCTGAGTTGATCCAGCGCACATTGAGCGAGGCTCCCATTGCGATTGCAGCATGGCGCACGGCTTCTATGACTGAGAGGTAGGCATCCGTCAGCCGCACGTATTTACCAACAATTGCAATCTCAATCTGCTGCCCTCCTTGATACAAGCGATCTACAATACTTTGCCAGTGGCTGAGGTTGGGTTGGCGCTGTTCAAGCTGGAACAAGTCGAGCACTTGCTGAGCTAGCCCTTCCCGTTCTAGCATGAGCGGCACTTCATAAATACTGCTGGCATCTTTAGCGGTAATCACACTTTCCACCGGCACATCGCAGAATTCAGAGAGTTTGTCTTTCATGCCTTGTTGCAGGGGCCGATCACACCGGCACACCAAAATATCCGGTTGAATCCCAATAGATCGCAGTTCTTTAACTGAGTGCTGTGTCGGCTTGGTTTTCATCTCGCCGGCTGCAGGAATCCAGGGCAAGAGGGTGACGTGCATATACAGCACATTATTGCGCCCTACATCTTTGCGGAACTGGCGGATCGCTTCGAGGAACGGGAGGGATTCAATATCCCCGACGGTGCCCCCAATTTCCGTAAT
Proteins encoded in this region:
- a CDS encoding CTP synthase gives rise to the protein MTKFVFVTGGVVSSIGKGIVAASLGRLLKSRDYSVSILKLDPYINVDPGTMSPFQHGEVFVTQDGAETDLDLGHYERFTDTSMSRLNSVTTGSIYQAVLNKERRGEYQGGTVQVIPHITTEIKERIHRVAKDTNPDVVITEIGGTVGDIESLPFLEAIRQFRKDVGRNNVLYMHVTLLPWIPAAGEMKTKPTQHSVKELRSIGIQPDILVCRCDRPLQQGMKDKLSEFCDVPVESVITAKDASSIYEVPLMLEREGLAQQVLDLFQLEQRQPNLSHWQSIVDRLYQGGQQIEIAIVGKYVRLTDAYLSVIEAVRHAAIAMGASLNVRWINSEDLETYGAESYLQDIDGILVPGGFGVRGVDGKIAAIEYARQHNIPFLGLCLGMQCSVIEWARHIATLADANSAEFDPDTRNPVINLLPEQQDVVDLGGTMRLGLYPCRLAPDTLAFSLYQDEVVYERHRHRYEFNNAYRNLFLESGFKISGTSPDGRLVEIIELPNHPFFIATQFHPEFQSRPNMPHPLFKGFIQAAIERLQPAVAPAVPVEVF